From the genome of Labrus bergylta chromosome 12, fLabBer1.1, whole genome shotgun sequence, one region includes:
- the LOC109984873 gene encoding thyrotropin subunit beta-like: protein MPPVVLKCMLLCMLMGGTVGACMLKNHTLWIERQDCDQCVVVNTTICSGYCYTQDTNLRGRFGRTFLIQRSCVPLSLVYRPAHLPGCPQEVNPQVYYPVAHRCSCRRCNTRSHHCVRTRRVSYDRCTSIFGSMQSKNERTLET, encoded by the exons ATGCCTCCGGTAGTGTTGAAATGCATGCTGCTGTGTATGTTGATGGGTGGGACTGTGGGTGCCTGTATGCTGAAGAATCACACCTTATGGATTGAAAGGCAAGACTGTGACCAGTGTGTCGTCGTCAACACCACGATCTGCAGTGGCTACTGCTACACTCAG GACACTAATCTGAGGGGACGGTTCGGGAGGACTTTTCTGATCCAGCGCAGCTGTGTGCCCCTTTCCCTGGTGTATCGACCCGCTCACCTGCCCGGCTGCCCTCAGGAGGTGAACCCGCAGGTGTATTATCCTGTAGCCCATCGGTGCAGCTGCAGGCGCTGCAACACGCGTTCACACCACTGTGTGCGCACACGCCGGGTCTCGTATGACAGGTGCACCTCGATCTTTGGCAGCATGCAGAGCAAGAACGAGCGCACTTTGGAAACCTGA
- the LOC109984907 gene encoding mitochondrial glutamate carrier 1, with amino-acid sequence MAQQQQYSLPAKLINGGIAGLVGVTCVFPIDLAKTRLQNQRSGQQLYKNMMDCLIKTVKSEGYFGMYRGAAVNLTLVTPEKAIKLAANDFFRHQLSKDGGRLTVFKEMLAGCCAGMCQVIITTPMEMLKIQLQDAGRLAAQQRVIPSVATTLKMGGTSAVLSRSYNTSPGAQVMRVSATQITRELLKTKGVTGLYRGLGATLMRDIPFSVVYFPLFAHLHQLGQRSSEDSSVPFYWSFMSGCFAGCTAAVAVSPCDVVKTRLQSLRKGANEETYNGVVDCVRKILRKEGPGAFLKGASCRALVIAPLFGIAQVMYFVGVGEFLLGYTPYNIYSA; translated from the exons AtggcccagcagcagcagtataG CCTCCCAGCTAAGCTGATCAATGGAGGGATTGCAGGACTAGTGGGAGTCACCTGTGTGTTCCCCATCGACTTGGCCAAGACTCGGCTGCAGAACCAACGCAGCGGGCAGCAACTTTACAAGAACAT gATGGATTGCCTTATAAAGACGGTTAAATCTGAAGGCTACTTTGGCATGTATAGAG gtgcTGCAGTAAACCTCACCTTGGTAACCCCTGAGAAGGCCATCAAACTGGCAGCTAATGACTTCTTCCGCCACCAATTAAGCAAAGACGG CGGCAGGTTGACTGTCTTTAAGGAAATGTTGGCAGGATGCTGTGCAGGCATGTGTCAGGTCATCATCACTACCCCAATGGAGATGCTGAAGATTCAGCTGCAGGACGCTGGCAGACTAG CGGCCCAGCAGAGGGTGATACCCAGTGTGGCGACAACTCTGAAAATGGGAGGGACCAGCGCTGTACTAAGTCGTTCCTACAACACCAGCCCCGGGGCTCAAGTCATGCGTGTATCGGCCACACAGATCACCAGAGAGCTGCTGAAGACAAAAGGAGTCACAGGACTGTACAGGGGACTCGGAGCCACATTGATGAG GGACATCCCATTTTCTGTTGTGTACTTTCCACTTTTTGCGCATCTACACCAGCTAGGCCAGCGTTCGTCTGAAGACTCATCTGTGCCCTTCTATTGGTCCTTCATGTCCGGCTGCTTTGCTGGATGCACTGCTGCTGTGGCCGTCAGTCCTTGTGATG TGGTCAAGACAAGGCTACAATCACTCAGAAAAGGTGCTAACGAAGAAACCTACAATGGAGTGGTGGACTGTGTCAG AAAAATCCTAAGAAAGGAGGGTCCTGGAGCATTTCTCAAGGGTGCAAGTTGCCGCGCCCTGGTTATTGCCCCGCTCTTTGGAATTGCCCAGGTTATGTACTTTGTTGGAGTTGGAGAGTTCCTGCTGGGTTATACTCCCTATAACATCTACTCTGCATAA